A window of the Lactuca sativa cultivar Salinas chromosome 7, Lsat_Salinas_v11, whole genome shotgun sequence genome harbors these coding sequences:
- the LOC111912835 gene encoding uncharacterized protein LOC111912835 has translation MEMEMEMVTDLVTALEKATVMAKQLSSTATNSAKIYASLHAAHRQLSLFLSHAAKPSADVTDGDDAPMEVADEEQQMVDGAREEDSKMAMIDSVEERMKNCFVQKKKRPKRPLSPTWLAAGEQRRWLEYESESARVGIDYDPHITKLRALDLIYQFHC, from the coding sequence ATGGAGATGGAGATGGAGATGGTGACGGATCTTGTGACTGCTTTAGAGAAGGCAACCGTAATGGCAAAGCAGCTTTCATCCACCGCCACAAACTCTGCAAAAATCTACGCCTCCCTCCACGCCGCTCACCGCCAgctctctctcttcctctctcacGCCGCAAAACCCTCTGCAGATGTAACTGATGGTGATGATGCGCCGATGGAAGTTGCCGATGAGGAGCAACAAATGGTGGATGGAGCAAGGGAGGAGGATTCGAAGATGGCTATGATTGATTCGGTGGAGGAACGGATGAAAAATTGCTTTGTTCAGAAGAAAAAGCGGCCAAAACGGCCGTTATCGCCGACGTGGTTGGCCGCTGGGGAGCAGAGGCGGTGGTTGGAGTATGAAAGTGAATCGGCTAGGGTTGGAATTGATTACGATCCTCATATAACGAAATTGAGAGCTTTGGATCTGATTTATCAGTTCCATTGTTGA